One Jeotgalicoccus saudimassiliensis DNA window includes the following coding sequences:
- a CDS encoding phosphotransferase family protein: MDHFYQLGWQLDPLGGPSGEAYKAEQDGRKLFLKRNASPFLAALSAEGIVPKLVWTKRIETGEVVTAQHWKNGRELTREDMGGLRVAALMSKIHTSEPLLTMLKRLGMKPMLPEVLLNKIQSSLSPKVNAHHVVRNAIQYLENAVPEIEVADCRVCHGDVNHHNWLLSDTDELFLVDWEGAMIADPAIDLGMILYPYVDHSEWDSWLQNYGIELDNDLRSRMKWYTFVQAITMIQWYEDRKRFTEMNEWILFLSKVMDKDRLI, from the coding sequence TTGGATCATTTCTATCAACTCGGCTGGCAATTAGATCCTTTGGGAGGTCCATCGGGCGAAGCTTATAAAGCGGAGCAGGACGGACGTAAACTATTCCTTAAAAGAAATGCCAGCCCTTTCCTCGCGGCGTTATCAGCTGAAGGCATCGTCCCGAAACTCGTTTGGACAAAACGGATCGAGACGGGCGAAGTGGTAACTGCACAGCATTGGAAAAATGGCCGGGAGTTGACACGTGAAGATATGGGAGGGCTGCGCGTCGCAGCACTGATGAGTAAGATACACACATCAGAACCGTTGCTCACGATGTTAAAACGGCTGGGTATGAAACCTATGCTGCCGGAAGTTTTACTCAATAAAATACAGTCTTCATTATCTCCGAAAGTAAATGCCCATCACGTCGTTAGAAATGCTATCCAATACCTCGAAAACGCAGTGCCGGAAATTGAGGTTGCAGATTGCAGAGTATGTCACGGTGACGTCAATCATCACAACTGGCTTTTATCGGACACGGATGAATTATTCCTCGTGGACTGGGAAGGCGCAATGATCGCGGACCCTGCCATTGATTTAGGGATGATTTTATATCCATATGTCGATCACAGCGAGTGGGACAGCTGGCTTCAGAACTACGGGATTGAACTCGACAACGACCTTCGTTCCCGCATGAAGTGGTACACATTCGTACAGGCGATAACGATGATTCAGTGGTATGAAGACCGTAAACGTTTCACAGAGATGAACGAATGGATCTTATTCCTGTCTAAAGTAATGGATAAAGACCGTCTTATTTAA
- a CDS encoding BaiN/RdsA family NAD(P)/FAD-dependent oxidoreductase: protein MYDTIVIGGGVSGIMAGYAASLNNNKVLLIEKNKKLGKKLLISGGGRCNVTNRLPYEEIIKHIPGNGKFLYGPFSVFDNESIINFVESNGVKLKEEDHGRMFPVSNKAKDVLNVFLEQLDRNKVEIEFATEVAAVLHEDGKITGVKTSDGRTFNARNVIITTGGKSVPQTGSTGDGHKFAKTLGHTVTELFPTEVPITSNQRFFTDGTLKGISLDDVALSVLKKNGKPRITHQMDMIFTHFGVSGPAALRCSQFVYKEQQSQKKENIKMQLDFFPQYTMGDMQEYINKTIKDNIDKSLKNILKNIHQERLVAFVLEYLKIDGSTSGHHVSNQQKQAIVEFFKRFTFNVNGTQSIEKAFVTGGGVNLKEINPSTMSSKLIDGLHFAGEVLDIHGYTGGYNITSALVTGYVAGYHCSNG, encoded by the coding sequence ATGTACGATACGATAGTAATCGGCGGCGGCGTCAGCGGAATTATGGCAGGCTATGCTGCGAGTCTGAACAATAATAAAGTACTTTTAATCGAAAAAAATAAGAAACTCGGCAAAAAACTGCTGATATCCGGCGGCGGCCGCTGCAACGTAACGAACCGTCTGCCGTATGAGGAAATTATTAAACATATTCCCGGCAACGGTAAGTTTCTGTACGGCCCGTTCTCCGTATTCGACAACGAATCGATTATTAATTTCGTTGAATCCAACGGTGTTAAATTAAAAGAAGAAGACCACGGGCGCATGTTCCCCGTCTCAAACAAAGCTAAAGACGTGCTCAATGTCTTTTTGGAACAGCTTGACCGTAATAAAGTTGAAATTGAGTTTGCAACGGAAGTCGCGGCAGTCCTCCATGAAGACGGTAAAATTACCGGCGTAAAAACGTCCGACGGCAGGACATTTAACGCGCGCAACGTCATAATTACAACCGGCGGCAAAAGCGTGCCGCAGACAGGCTCAACAGGAGACGGCCACAAGTTTGCGAAAACACTCGGCCATACAGTAACCGAACTCTTCCCGACAGAAGTGCCGATTACATCGAATCAGCGTTTCTTTACAGACGGCACGCTGAAAGGCATCAGCCTAGACGACGTTGCTTTATCCGTATTAAAGAAAAACGGCAAACCGAGAATTACTCACCAGATGGATATGATTTTCACCCACTTCGGAGTGAGCGGTCCGGCAGCGCTCCGCTGCAGCCAGTTCGTTTACAAAGAACAGCAGTCACAGAAAAAAGAGAACATTAAAATGCAGCTCGATTTTTTCCCGCAGTACACGATGGGTGACATGCAGGAATACATTAACAAAACCATTAAAGATAACATCGATAAAAGTCTCAAGAACATTTTAAAAAACATTCACCAGGAACGCCTTGTTGCATTCGTTCTTGAATATTTAAAAATCGACGGCAGCACGAGTGGCCACCACGTATCCAACCAGCAGAAACAGGCGATTGTTGAATTCTTCAAGCGCTTTACGTTCAACGTAAACGGCACACAATCCATCGAAAAAGCATTCGTCACAGGTGGCGGTGTCAATCTGAAAGAAATTAATCCGTCCACAATGTCGAGCAAGCTGATTGACGGCCTCCACTTTGCAGGTGAAGTGCTCGACATCCACGGCTACACAGGCGGATACAATATTACGAGCGCACTCGTCACCGGTTATGTGGCAGGATATCACTGTTCGAACGGGTAA
- a CDS encoding pseudouridine synthase — protein sequence MRLDKYLANANLGSRKEVNKLIKKGEITVNGKIVKSPKTDVGYDDEIFYIDVPIILEEFIYLMMNKPDGVISSTEEGPTETVIDLIAHPQQGELFPVGRLDKDTVGLMFITNDGKLAHQLLSPKNEYWKTYHVTLRDEVTKADIERLETGIELKDFTTKPAKAKRLSPREVSLSITEGKFHQVKRMFLATGNEVVKLKRTHFATLTLDETLAEGGYRRLTEKEIKNLSN from the coding sequence ATGAGACTGGATAAATATCTTGCGAATGCGAACCTAGGCAGCCGGAAGGAAGTAAACAAATTAATTAAAAAAGGCGAGATTACGGTCAACGGTAAAATCGTGAAGAGTCCGAAAACGGACGTGGGTTACGACGATGAGATTTTTTACATCGATGTTCCCATCATCCTTGAGGAATTTATCTACCTGATGATGAACAAACCGGACGGCGTCATCTCCTCAACAGAAGAGGGCCCGACGGAAACTGTAATCGATCTGATTGCTCATCCGCAGCAGGGGGAACTGTTCCCTGTCGGGAGACTCGATAAAGATACGGTGGGGCTGATGTTCATTACGAACGACGGCAAGCTTGCCCATCAGCTCCTCAGCCCGAAAAATGAGTACTGGAAAACGTATCATGTGACGCTTCGCGACGAAGTGACGAAAGCCGATATCGAAAGACTGGAAACGGGGATCGAGCTGAAGGACTTTACGACGAAACCTGCGAAGGCAAAACGTTTGAGCCCTCGTGAAGTGTCGCTGTCGATTACCGAAGGGAAGTTTCATCAGGTGAAGCGGATGTTTCTTGCCACCGGCAATGAAGTGGTCAAGCTGAAGCGGACGCACTTTGCAACGCTGACGCTTGATGAGACACTGGCGGAAGGCGGGTATCGCAGGCTGACCGAAAAAGAAATAAAAAATTTAAGCAATTAA
- a CDS encoding methylated-DNA--[protein]-cysteine S-methyltransferase — protein sequence MTGTVYYKKFDIGWLRLESLDGAIIKVDYVDEAGESDAPDKVIEQCVRELEEYFNGGRKSFDVKINPDVSGTPFQQSVWKQLRMIPYGETISYKTLAERISGSNYSRAVANANGKNPISIIIPCHRVIASNNQLGGYTGGLDRKKLLLSVEGRS from the coding sequence ATGACAGGGACTGTATATTATAAAAAGTTTGATATCGGCTGGCTCAGACTCGAATCGCTGGACGGTGCGATTATTAAAGTGGATTACGTGGATGAAGCGGGGGAGTCGGATGCGCCGGATAAAGTGATTGAGCAGTGCGTACGTGAACTGGAGGAGTATTTTAACGGCGGGCGTAAATCGTTTGATGTGAAAATCAATCCCGACGTGTCCGGGACACCGTTCCAGCAGTCGGTCTGGAAGCAGCTCCGTATGATTCCATACGGCGAAACGATCAGCTACAAAACGCTTGCCGAGCGGATCAGCGGCAGCAATTATTCCCGTGCCGTGGCGAATGCGAACGGTAAAAATCCCATTTCGATTATTATTCCGTGCCACAGGGTGATTGCGAGTAATAATCAGCTCGGCGGATATACCGGAGGGCTCGACAGAAAAAAACTGCTGTTATCTGTCGAAGGGCGCTCATAA
- a CDS encoding putative polysaccharide biosynthesis protein, with translation MSDQKKMFRGTFLLTAATFTTQILGMLYLIPFYSIMGGEENLALYGYAYTPYTIMLSIAAAGVPGAVSKFVAKYNALGAYETSEKLYKSSLLVMMASGILAFLALYLMAPVIAEAQSAAGGGDHRWSTEDITDIIRVISFAVIIVPFMATWRGIFQGHESFGPTSASSVVEQILRIAVLLSGAFIVINVMDGSIKTANEIAVFAAFVGAVGATFTLAIFWRKRKPFLKEQQKQDKSGINLSYGEMYKEIIRYGLPFIIVGMSIPVVLFIDQMTHNNALSLAGVPGSLQDSWFGMLNLTTHKLVMIPTAFASAFAITILPFITKNYQQKLFDNVHHQVKSMILMLLFFVVPAGMGMMILSAPVYTSFYSYNEIGIMILTFYAPVSIIISLFSVTCSIVQGIDKQNLTFYVVIVMLIIKAAINIPLIMNFYTVGAVMGTAIALGAGVIMNLIIIKKHGKIRFRAFVAPIFQIIVCALAMLLAVEIVYYLLLMNIDEMTTLNSVLTLLVTVPAGVIVYLFISFKTGLADEVLGERAQKIRRKVKFL, from the coding sequence ATGTCGGATCAGAAAAAAATGTTTCGCGGTACATTCCTTTTAACCGCAGCTACATTTACCACTCAGATTTTAGGAATGCTTTATTTAATTCCATTTTACAGCATTATGGGCGGGGAGGAAAACCTTGCTCTTTACGGTTACGCTTATACGCCGTACACGATTATGCTGTCGATTGCCGCAGCGGGTGTGCCCGGGGCGGTATCGAAATTCGTTGCGAAGTACAACGCGCTCGGTGCTTATGAAACCAGCGAGAAGCTTTATAAGTCAAGTCTTCTCGTGATGATGGCTTCAGGTATTCTTGCTTTTCTTGCTTTATATTTAATGGCGCCGGTTATCGCTGAAGCACAAAGTGCTGCAGGCGGCGGAGATCACCGCTGGAGCACTGAAGATATTACTGATATTATCCGCGTGATCAGTTTCGCAGTTATTATCGTACCATTTATGGCAACGTGGCGGGGAATATTCCAGGGTCATGAATCATTCGGCCCGACGAGCGCCTCATCGGTTGTTGAGCAGATTTTACGAATCGCAGTACTGTTATCGGGTGCGTTTATCGTAATTAATGTAATGGACGGTTCGATAAAGACCGCTAACGAAATTGCCGTGTTTGCTGCTTTCGTCGGTGCGGTCGGTGCAACGTTTACGCTGGCAATATTCTGGAGAAAACGAAAGCCGTTTTTAAAAGAACAGCAGAAACAGGATAAGAGCGGCATCAATTTATCGTACGGTGAAATGTATAAGGAAATTATCCGTTACGGTCTGCCGTTTATTATCGTCGGCATGAGTATTCCGGTCGTCTTATTCATCGACCAGATGACGCATAACAACGCACTGTCGCTTGCCGGTGTGCCGGGAAGCCTGCAGGACTCATGGTTCGGTATGCTGAACTTAACAACGCACAAACTCGTAATGATCCCAACGGCGTTCGCGTCGGCATTTGCGATTACAATACTGCCGTTCATTACGAAAAACTATCAGCAGAAACTGTTTGATAATGTACACCATCAGGTGAAATCGATGATTCTGATGCTGCTGTTCTTCGTCGTTCCGGCCGGCATGGGAATGATGATTTTATCAGCACCGGTTTATACTTCGTTTTACAGCTATAACGAAATCGGTATTATGATACTGACATTCTATGCGCCGGTCAGCATTATTATTTCGCTGTTCTCTGTGACGTGTTCAATCGTGCAGGGTATCGACAAGCAGAACCTGACATTTTACGTTGTTATCGTGATGCTTATTATTAAAGCGGCAATTAACATTCCGCTGATTATGAATTTCTATACAGTCGGTGCTGTGATGGGAACCGCAATTGCCCTCGGTGCCGGTGTGATTATGAACCTGATTATTATTAAAAAACACGGTAAAATCCGTTTCCGTGCATTTGTCGCACCGATATTCCAAATTATAGTATGTGCACTGGCGATGCTGCTTGCAGTGGAGATTGTATACTATCTGCTGCTGATGAATATCGATGAAATGACGACGCTGAACTCTGTACTGACACTCCTCGTTACAGTGCCGGCAGGAGTTATTGTCTACCTGTTTATTTCATTTAAAACAGGTCTTGCAGACGAAGTGCTCGGCGAACGTGCACAAAAAATACGCCGGAAAGTGAAGTTTTTATAA
- the leuS gene encoding leucine--tRNA ligase translates to MTFKHRDIEKKWQQHWEENKTFKTEDEIGKEKFYALDMFPYPSGAGLHVGHPEGYTATDIVSRMKRMQGYNVLHPMGWDAFGLPAEQYAIDTGNDIHEFNDKNIDTFRRQIKELGFSYDWDREINTTDPEYYKWTQWIFIQLYNKGLAYVDEVPVNWCEALGTVLANEEVIDGKSERGGHPVVRKPMRQWILKITEYADRLLEDLDDLDWPESLKDMQRNWIGKSEGANVTFEIDGFDESFSAFTTRPDTIYGATYAVLSPEHKLIDKITSDEQREAIKAYQEKAAHKSELERTDLAKEKTGVFTGAYAVNPLSGEKLPIWIADYVLASYGTGAIMAVPAHDERDYEFAKQFDLKIIPVLEGGNIEEEAFTGEGKHINSGPLDGLGLEDGIKRAIELLEEKGAGEAKITYRLRDWLFSRQRYWGEPIPVIHWEDGTMSTVPEEELPLELPVMTQIKPSGTGESPLANNTDWINVVREDGVKGRRETNTMPQWAGSSWYFLRFIDPHNTEQLANPEKLKHWLPVDLYIGGAEHAVLHLLYARFWHKFLYDLGVVPTKEPFQKLYNQGMILGEGNEKMSKSKGNVVNPDDIVYSHGADTLRLYEMFMGPLDASIAWNENGLDGARRFLDRVWRLLVNEETGEAAAKIVDKETPALDKVYNETVKKVTSDFESLLFNTGISQLMVFVNEAYKAEEVNKTYVENFVKLLSPVAPHIAEELWSILGNTETLAYAEWPTFDESKLVEDTVEIVVQVNGKVKNKLDIARDLSKEETEELALADETIKRELEGKTVRKVIVVPQRLVNIVAN, encoded by the coding sequence ATGACGTTTAAACACAGAGACATCGAAAAGAAATGGCAGCAGCACTGGGAAGAAAACAAAACTTTTAAAACTGAAGATGAAATCGGCAAAGAGAAATTCTACGCACTTGATATGTTCCCGTACCCGTCTGGTGCAGGACTTCACGTCGGCCATCCGGAAGGGTACACAGCGACGGATATCGTCAGCCGCATGAAACGTATGCAGGGCTACAACGTGCTTCACCCGATGGGCTGGGATGCATTCGGTCTGCCTGCAGAGCAGTATGCAATCGACACGGGTAATGATATTCATGAATTCAACGATAAAAATATCGATACGTTCCGCCGTCAGATTAAAGAGCTCGGCTTCAGCTACGACTGGGACAGAGAAATTAACACGACGGATCCTGAATACTACAAATGGACGCAGTGGATTTTTATACAGCTGTACAATAAAGGTCTGGCTTACGTTGACGAAGTGCCTGTGAACTGGTGTGAAGCACTCGGCACAGTACTTGCGAACGAAGAAGTGATCGACGGCAAGAGTGAGCGCGGGGGACATCCTGTAGTACGCAAGCCGATGAGACAGTGGATTCTTAAAATTACCGAGTATGCTGACCGTCTGCTTGAAGACCTTGATGACCTGGACTGGCCTGAATCGTTAAAAGATATGCAGCGCAACTGGATTGGTAAATCAGAAGGGGCTAACGTCACTTTTGAAATCGACGGCTTCGATGAGTCATTCTCTGCGTTTACGACGCGTCCGGATACGATCTACGGTGCGACGTATGCAGTACTTTCACCGGAACATAAATTAATCGATAAAATTACGTCTGACGAGCAGCGTGAAGCGATTAAAGCATATCAGGAAAAAGCAGCGCACAAGAGTGAGCTTGAGCGTACTGATTTAGCGAAAGAAAAAACCGGTGTATTTACAGGTGCGTATGCAGTGAACCCGTTAAGCGGTGAAAAGCTGCCAATCTGGATTGCAGACTATGTATTAGCTTCATATGGTACAGGTGCAATTATGGCTGTTCCGGCACACGATGAGCGTGACTACGAGTTCGCAAAACAGTTTGACCTGAAAATCATTCCGGTGCTTGAAGGCGGAAACATTGAAGAAGAAGCATTTACAGGTGAAGGTAAACACATTAACTCAGGCCCGCTTGACGGACTCGGACTCGAGGATGGAATTAAGCGAGCGATTGAACTGCTTGAGGAAAAAGGTGCGGGCGAAGCGAAAATCACTTACAGATTAAGAGACTGGTTATTCAGCCGTCAGCGTTACTGGGGCGAGCCAATTCCTGTTATTCATTGGGAAGACGGTACAATGTCGACAGTTCCGGAAGAAGAACTTCCTCTTGAACTGCCGGTGATGACTCAGATTAAACCATCCGGTACAGGTGAATCACCGCTTGCCAACAACACTGACTGGATCAATGTTGTCAGAGAAGACGGCGTTAAAGGCCGCCGTGAAACGAACACAATGCCGCAGTGGGCGGGCAGCAGCTGGTACTTCCTGCGCTTTATCGATCCGCACAATACAGAACAGCTTGCCAATCCGGAGAAACTTAAACACTGGCTGCCGGTCGACTTGTATATCGGTGGTGCTGAGCACGCAGTACTTCATCTTCTGTATGCACGATTCTGGCACAAGTTCCTTTATGACCTGGGTGTGGTACCTACAAAAGAGCCATTCCAGAAACTGTACAACCAGGGCATGATTCTCGGTGAAGGAAACGAGAAGATGAGTAAGTCGAAAGGGAACGTTGTAAACCCTGATGATATCGTTTATTCACACGGTGCAGATACACTGAGACTGTATGAAATGTTCATGGGGCCGCTCGATGCGTCAATCGCATGGAACGAAAACGGACTGGATGGTGCGAGAAGATTCCTCGACCGCGTATGGAGACTTCTTGTTAATGAAGAAACAGGAGAAGCGGCGGCGAAAATCGTTGATAAGGAAACTCCTGCACTCGATAAAGTGTATAACGAGACAGTGAAAAAAGTGACATCGGACTTTGAGTCGCTGTTATTCAACACAGGTATTTCACAGCTGATGGTATTTGTGAACGAAGCGTACAAAGCTGAAGAAGTAAACAAAACATATGTTGAAAACTTCGTTAAGCTTCTGTCGCCGGTAGCACCGCACATCGCTGAAGAGCTGTGGAGCATTCTGGGTAACACAGAAACACTCGCATACGCAGAGTGGCCGACATTCGACGAATCAAAACTTGTAGAAGACACAGTTGAGATCGTTGTACAGGTGAACGGCAAAGTGAAAAACAAGCTTGATATCGCAAGAGACCTTTCAAAAGAAGAAACAGAAGAACTTGCACTTGCTGATGAAACAATCAAACGAGAGCTTGAAGGTAAGACGGTACGTAAAGTCATCGTTGTACCTCAGAGACTCGTAAACATTGTCGCTAATTAA
- the pepV gene encoding dipeptidase PepV, translated as MDAKHLVSKYKDDLINDLIGLLSIDSVKGEAVKDAPVGAGPKKALEFMIDLGVKEGLPVKTVDNLAGHIEFGEGKDLFGVLGHVDVVPAGKGWTSEPFEPVIKNNEIIARGVQDDKGPTMAAYYALKILHNEGYKFNQRVRLIVGTDEESDWQCTDVYFKSEEMPGAGFSPDAEFPVIHGEKGITTFNIVQSNLDDEYTDSDIELKAFISGERYNMVPESAEAKLKVLSQMSSIIQAYEGFIRKTGLDGKYEIDGGFLKLELSGKSAHGSMPEEGVNAGTELLKFLSEVELDKNGSEFVKFAGEYITDNLTGEEFNMAHTHEEMGSVSVNTGMINYTEVDGGIFGVNLRYPEGLDFDAGIKALEEAVKESGFTIEDISNQVPHYVDKNNPLVLKLIDSYRKHTDDDREAFTIGGGTYARTLETGVAFGAMFKNTVDTMHQKDERMNIDELMLATAIYLEALYAVCIEQ; from the coding sequence ATGGATGCGAAACATTTAGTAAGTAAATATAAAGATGATTTAATCAATGATTTAATCGGTTTACTGTCGATCGACAGTGTTAAAGGGGAAGCCGTGAAAGATGCACCGGTCGGGGCAGGTCCGAAAAAAGCACTCGAGTTTATGATTGATCTTGGTGTGAAGGAAGGCCTGCCGGTGAAAACTGTCGATAATCTGGCCGGACATATCGAGTTTGGTGAAGGAAAAGATTTATTCGGTGTACTTGGTCACGTCGATGTAGTGCCTGCGGGTAAAGGATGGACGTCGGAACCGTTCGAACCTGTAATTAAAAACAATGAAATTATTGCACGTGGTGTACAGGATGACAAGGGGCCGACGATGGCTGCTTATTACGCACTGAAAATTTTACATAATGAGGGTTACAAATTTAACCAGCGCGTCCGTTTGATTGTCGGTACGGATGAAGAGTCTGACTGGCAGTGTACGGATGTATACTTCAAATCGGAAGAAATGCCGGGGGCCGGTTTTTCCCCGGATGCTGAATTCCCGGTCATTCACGGTGAAAAAGGGATTACGACGTTCAATATTGTCCAGTCGAATCTAGACGATGAGTACACTGACTCGGATATCGAACTGAAAGCATTTATTTCGGGAGAACGCTACAACATGGTGCCTGAATCTGCAGAAGCGAAACTGAAAGTACTGAGTCAGATGAGCTCGATTATTCAGGCGTACGAAGGGTTTATCCGTAAAACAGGACTTGATGGGAAGTATGAAATCGACGGCGGTTTCCTGAAACTTGAGCTGTCAGGTAAAAGTGCACACGGCTCGATGCCGGAAGAAGGTGTGAACGCAGGAACCGAACTGCTTAAATTCCTGTCAGAAGTCGAACTCGACAAAAATGGCAGTGAGTTCGTTAAATTTGCCGGAGAGTACATTACGGATAATTTAACAGGAGAAGAGTTTAACATGGCACACACTCATGAAGAGATGGGCAGTGTGAGTGTGAATACGGGAATGATTAACTATACTGAAGTCGACGGCGGAATTTTCGGTGTAAACTTAAGGTACCCGGAAGGACTTGATTTTGATGCGGGTATTAAGGCACTGGAAGAGGCTGTTAAAGAATCGGGCTTTACTATAGAAGACATCAGTAATCAGGTACCGCACTATGTCGATAAAAATAATCCGCTTGTGCTGAAACTGATTGACAGCTACCGTAAACATACGGACGATGACAGGGAAGCATTTACCATCGGCGGGGGAACTTATGCACGCACACTTGAAACGGGTGTTGCTTTCGGTGCGATGTTCAAAAATACAGTCGATACGATGCACCAGAAAGACGAGCGTATGAACATCGATGAACTGATGCTGGCAACAGCAATTTATCTCGAAGCGCTGTATGCGGTGTGTATAGAACAGTAG
- the trmB gene encoding tRNA (guanosine(46)-N7)-methyltransferase TrmB, translated as MRMRNKPWAIDYLQSNNHIVDVNSTYSKKIKEFFSTDQPLHIEVGTGMGTFITTLAQRNPDINYVGIELDKNVLIRVTEKVLELGLTNVRLLLLDANTLMDYFNEDEVDKVYLNFSDPWPKNRHAKRRLTHSNFLTSYKQLLKQDSIVEFKTDNRGLFEFSLMSMNAFGMKFENLDLDVHDDEHEDNIRTEYEEKFSQRGHKIYWIQASF; from the coding sequence TTGAGAATGCGCAACAAACCGTGGGCAATTGATTACCTGCAATCAAATAACCACATTGTGGATGTCAACAGCACTTACAGTAAGAAAATCAAAGAGTTTTTCAGTACAGACCAGCCGCTGCACATTGAAGTGGGCACGGGTATGGGTACGTTTATTACAACGCTTGCACAGCGTAACCCGGACATTAACTATGTCGGTATTGAACTGGATAAAAACGTCTTGATCCGCGTAACGGAAAAAGTACTCGAACTTGGTCTTACCAACGTGAGACTGCTTTTACTCGATGCGAATACACTGATGGACTACTTCAACGAAGACGAAGTCGACAAAGTGTATTTAAACTTCTCCGATCCGTGGCCGAAAAACCGTCATGCTAAACGGAGACTGACTCACAGCAACTTTTTAACAAGCTATAAACAGCTGCTGAAACAAGACTCAATCGTTGAATTTAAAACGGACAACAGAGGACTATTCGAATTCAGCCTGATGTCGATGAACGCATTCGGCATGAAATTTGAAAATCTTGACCTCGATGTTCACGATGACGAGCACGAAGATAATATCCGTACCGAGTACGAGGAGAAATTCTCGCAGCGCGGACATAAAATATATTGGATTCAAGCATCTTTCTAA